From Solibacillus isronensis, the proteins below share one genomic window:
- a CDS encoding pyridoxal phosphate-dependent aminotransferase encodes MIEFSKKLQQLPQQFFAALVNKVNEALAEGRDVINLGQGNPDQPTPAHIVEALQNAANDPQTHKYSPFRGIAELKQAAADFYKREYNVDIDPATEVAVLGGTKIGLVELPLGLLNPGDYMLLPDPGYPDYLSGVALADVKFDTMPLQEENHFLPDYEALSTDIKNRAKLMYLNYPNNPTGGVATHDFFEQTVQFARENNIAVAHDFAYGALGFDGERPPSFLQAPGAKEVGIELYTLSKSYNMAGWRIGFAVGNAKMIEAINIIQDHLFCSQFPAIQHAAAVALNEEQSCVEELRALYERRRNVLVEEAHKIGWEITAPKGSFFAWLHVPAPYTSELFADFLLERADIAVAAGNGFGEYGEGYIRVGLLVDEERLREAIQRVAKLGLFAQTVLK; translated from the coding sequence ATGATTGAATTTTCGAAAAAGCTTCAGCAATTACCACAACAGTTTTTCGCAGCACTTGTAAACAAAGTAAATGAAGCGCTTGCTGAAGGGCGCGATGTGATTAATTTAGGTCAGGGAAACCCGGACCAGCCAACACCGGCACATATTGTGGAAGCACTGCAAAATGCGGCAAATGATCCACAAACACATAAATATTCTCCGTTCCGTGGTATTGCAGAGCTCAAGCAAGCAGCTGCGGACTTCTATAAACGTGAATATAATGTCGACATTGATCCCGCTACAGAAGTGGCCGTCTTAGGCGGAACAAAAATCGGTTTAGTCGAACTTCCGCTTGGACTCTTGAATCCTGGCGATTATATGCTCCTCCCAGATCCGGGTTATCCGGATTACTTATCCGGTGTCGCACTTGCAGATGTAAAGTTTGATACGATGCCGCTTCAAGAGGAAAATCACTTTTTGCCAGACTACGAAGCATTGTCCACAGACATTAAAAACCGGGCCAAATTAATGTATTTAAATTATCCGAACAACCCGACTGGCGGTGTCGCAACGCATGATTTTTTTGAACAGACCGTACAGTTCGCTAGAGAAAATAACATTGCGGTTGCCCATGACTTCGCTTACGGGGCACTAGGCTTTGATGGTGAACGCCCGCCAAGCTTCCTTCAGGCACCCGGTGCAAAAGAAGTCGGCATTGAGCTTTATACATTGTCCAAATCGTACAATATGGCAGGCTGGCGTATCGGCTTTGCTGTCGGTAATGCAAAAATGATTGAAGCGATCAATATTATTCAGGACCATCTGTTTTGCAGCCAGTTCCCTGCGATCCAGCATGCAGCCGCAGTTGCACTGAATGAAGAGCAATCTTGTGTAGAGGAATTGCGTGCATTATATGAGCGCCGCCGCAATGTACTCGTTGAAGAAGCCCATAAAATCGGCTGGGAAATCACAGCACCAAAAGGCTCGTTCTTTGCATGGCTCCATGTACCTGCACCATATACGAGTGAACTGTTTGCTGACTTTTTACTGGAAAGAGCGGATATTGCCGTTGCAGCCGGTAATGGTTTTGGTGAATACGGCGAAGGCTATATTCGTGTCGGGCTGCTCGTCGATGAAGAACGTTTGCGCGAAGCCATACAGCGTGTCGCGAAGCTTGGTCTGTTTGCGCAGACGGTTTTGAAATGA
- a CDS encoding glycine C-acetyltransferase, translating to MSNVLNTFLDENLLALQAQGLYNEIDPVEGANGPIIKVGGKQLVNLSSNNYLGLATNDELKKIAQDTIASYGVGAGAVRTINGTLDLHVKLEETLAKFKGTEAAISYQSGFNCNMAAISAVMDKNDAILSDALNHASIIDGCRLSKAKIIPFAHADMDDLRAKAKDAKESGLYNKVMVITDGVFSMDGDIAKLPEIVEIAKEFDLITYVDDAHGSGVTGKGAGTVKHFGLQHDIDFQIGTLSKAIGVVGGYVAGKKNLIDWLKVRSRPFLFSTALPPGDVAAITRAVEMIMESTELHDKLWENGQYLKDGLAKLGFNIGESETPITPCIIGEEKLTQQFSKRLLEEGVYAKAIVFPTVPKGTGRVRNMPTAAHTKEMLDEALAIYEKVGRELEVIK from the coding sequence ATGTCAAACGTATTAAACACCTTTTTAGATGAAAACTTACTGGCACTACAAGCACAAGGTTTATACAACGAAATCGATCCGGTAGAAGGAGCAAACGGCCCGATCATTAAAGTTGGGGGCAAACAGCTTGTAAACCTGTCATCAAACAACTACTTAGGTTTGGCGACGAACGATGAGCTGAAAAAGATTGCTCAGGACACAATCGCCTCATATGGTGTTGGTGCAGGTGCTGTTCGTACAATTAACGGTACGCTCGATCTACACGTAAAACTGGAAGAAACATTAGCGAAATTTAAAGGTACAGAAGCAGCAATCAGCTATCAATCAGGCTTCAATTGTAATATGGCGGCAATTTCTGCTGTTATGGACAAAAATGATGCGATTTTATCGGATGCATTAAACCATGCTTCAATTATCGACGGCTGCCGTTTATCTAAAGCTAAAATTATTCCATTTGCGCATGCGGATATGGATGATTTACGTGCAAAAGCAAAAGACGCAAAAGAATCAGGCCTTTACAATAAAGTAATGGTTATTACAGACGGTGTTTTCTCGATGGATGGCGATATTGCCAAGCTTCCTGAAATCGTGGAAATCGCAAAAGAATTTGATTTAATTACGTATGTAGACGATGCACACGGTTCAGGCGTTACAGGTAAAGGTGCTGGAACAGTGAAGCATTTCGGTCTGCAACACGACATCGACTTCCAAATCGGTACATTGTCAAAAGCAATCGGTGTTGTCGGCGGCTATGTAGCAGGGAAGAAAAATCTGATCGACTGGCTAAAAGTTCGCTCTCGTCCGTTTTTATTCTCAACAGCATTACCACCAGGGGATGTTGCGGCGATTACACGTGCGGTAGAGATGATTATGGAATCAACAGAGCTGCATGACAAGCTTTGGGAAAACGGTCAGTATTTAAAAGATGGCCTAGCAAAACTTGGCTTTAATATCGGGGAATCGGAAACACCGATTACACCATGTATTATCGGCGAAGAAAAGCTGACACAACAATTCTCGAAACGTTTACTTGAAGAAGGTGTGTACGCAAAAGCAATCGTGTTCCCGACAGTACCAAAAGGAACAGGTCGCGTGCGCAATATGCCAACAGCGGCACATACGAAAGAAATGCTCGATGAAGCATTAGCGATTTACGAAAAAGTAGGCCGCGAGTTAGAAGTAATTAAATAA
- a CDS encoding YczE/YyaS/YitT family protein gives MSKKFKWQWGSFFVGMMIMAFGITMTIKGNVVGTAPWDVFHIGLYKQIGLTIGSWSILTGLTIIIGTSIYLKRIPKLATFLNMLFIGSFIDLFNWLLPETSIFVLELAYFTAGFFVMSIGCALYIAASLGEGPRDTIMMIIASKGYSVKTGRLVMEVFATGAGWLLGGPVGFGTVILALGTGYVIQPSLFFFKRKLEEIIGEPLT, from the coding sequence GTGTCGAAGAAATTTAAATGGCAATGGGGAAGTTTTTTTGTAGGAATGATGATCATGGCGTTTGGTATTACAATGACGATTAAAGGGAATGTTGTCGGTACAGCTCCATGGGATGTTTTCCATATTGGTCTTTACAAGCAAATTGGATTGACGATCGGTTCTTGGTCCATTTTAACGGGTCTGACGATTATTATCGGGACATCGATTTATTTGAAACGCATTCCGAAGCTTGCCACGTTTTTAAATATGCTGTTCATCGGTTCATTTATTGATTTGTTCAACTGGCTCTTGCCAGAGACGAGTATTTTTGTACTGGAACTTGCGTATTTTACAGCAGGATTTTTTGTAATGAGCATTGGCTGTGCACTTTATATTGCGGCAAGTCTTGGCGAAGGGCCGCGTGATACGATTATGATGATTATTGCGAGTAAAGGCTATTCTGTGAAAACAGGGCGGCTCGTAATGGAGGTATTTGCGACAGGTGCCGGATGGCTGCTTGGTGGTCCTGTTGGTTTCGGGACGGTTATTTTAGCGCTCGGCACAGGTTATGTTATTCAGCCTTCCTTGTTTTTCTTTAAAAGAAAGCTTGAGGAAATAATCGGAGAGCCGCTTACATAA
- the ybaK gene encoding Cys-tRNA(Pro) deacylase, translated as MAKKQAKTNAVRLIEQKKIAHEIFEYTINDGESVDGLTVAGKIGQPVEHVYKTLVATAGKGNYFVFVIPVDAELNLKAAAKVVRQKKIEMLPVKELLGLTGYIRGGCSPIGMKKLFPTIIEEAATALDYVIVSAGKIGMQIKLAPEDLQKATNGQFASIVSS; from the coding sequence TTGGCGAAGAAGCAAGCAAAAACAAATGCAGTTCGTTTAATAGAGCAGAAAAAAATCGCACATGAAATTTTTGAGTATACGATTAACGACGGGGAATCGGTCGATGGATTGACCGTTGCCGGCAAAATAGGCCAGCCTGTCGAACACGTCTATAAAACATTGGTCGCGACTGCAGGAAAGGGCAATTATTTTGTTTTCGTCATTCCGGTTGATGCGGAATTAAATTTAAAGGCTGCAGCAAAAGTGGTAAGGCAAAAGAAAATCGAAATGCTCCCTGTTAAGGAGCTGCTTGGCTTAACCGGTTATATTCGCGGAGGCTGTTCGCCGATCGGGATGAAAAAGCTGTTTCCGACTATTATTGAGGAAGCGGCGACTGCACTAGATTATGTGATTGTCAGTGCAGGTAAAATCGGGATGCAGATCAAGCTTGCACCGGAAGATTTACAAAAGGCAACGAACGGGCAATTTGCATCGATTGTCTCATCATAG